The genomic segment CATCGTACTGGCAATTATTTTCTGCCTGTTCGGAGCGGCTTGCGCTATCTTTAGGGACGACAATCAACCGGTAGCCGGCCTTATCACTCATGCTCAGGGCAGGATCAATATTCTGGTTTTGGGAGTGGATGAGCGGGAGGATGATGTGGGCCGCTCGGATACCACTTTTGTGGTAACGGTTGATACCGATGCCAGAAAAGTGACCATGCTTTCCATACCCCGTGATTCCCGGGTAAAAATTCCCGGGCACGGCTGGGATAAAATAAACCATGCCTATGCTTTTGGCGGATCAAAGCTAGCCAAAACAACGATTGAGGATTTGCTGGGAATACCGCTGGACTATACTGTTGTCATCAATTTTAACGGATTTGTCCGTATGATTGACGCTATTGGCGGGGTAACCATCAATGTGGACAAGCCGATGCATTATACCGATCCTTATGATGACGACGGCGGCTTGTATATTGACCTTCACCCCGGTGTGCAGAAATTAACCGGCCGAACAGCAATCGAATATGTTCGTTACCGGGATGAAGAAGGAGATATAGGACGTGTCGCCAGACAGCAGAAATTCTTGAAAGCAGTGATGCAGGAATTTACCAAGCCCCAGTTGATTACCCGGCTGCCTGAACTTGTGAAGCAGTTTTCCACTGCTGTCAGAACAGATATGCCGACAAGCAAAATGCTCCAGCTGATTCCGATCGCCAATGATGCGGTTAAAGCAGGGTTAGAGACACAGTGGGTAACCGGAACGCCGATCTGGATACAGGATGTTAGTTACTGGCTGCCGGATATCAAAGAACTGAGAATTAAAGTTGCTGCAATACAGGGAATTGCTGTAGACGAAAAATACCGACAGGTTGCGGAATTATTAGCTGCCGAATATAAACAATCCATACCAAAAGAAATAAAAGTAGCGGATGTTCCACCGGTGATTCAAAGGACCTCAAGTGTAGAAAAACCCGCGGCGGCCGTTACCAAGGCGCCTGCGGTAGCGAATAAGTCAAAAACGGCTGCTTCCGGGCAAAATAAAGTGGGGTCAAATTTGCCTTCCGGCACAACAGGGACGAATTCCGGTTCAGCGGCCGGAGATGGGAAAATTCACAAAAGCACCGGGCCGGATGCGGCCGGTAAACAATAGCTGAGTAACAGCTGTCTTTGATAAAAAATTTCGCTAGTAAGATGCAAAGCCCTCTGAAAAGGGAGAGCTTTGCTTTTTTTTATATAATAAGAGAAAATTACACGGCGTTTTGCTATAACGGGACTCGATATGCTTTAAGAAATTTGCACTATATTCGATATTATATATAGGAAGTAAAAATGATAAGGGCACATGCTTATTGAGAGAGGGTGGTTGAATGCAAAATATAATGTTAGATGAACTACAGCCGGGCATGTACCTGTCAAGGCCGCTTATTTTAGAGGATGGTACGGTTTTACTGCATGAAGGCATAGAAATAAAAGAAAGATACATTGAGTATCTTCGCAATAAAGGCATTACATCTTTATATGTTAAGGAGCCGGAAAATAAAGATAAGGCTGAGACTGAAGAAAATTTCTATGATCTACAGCACAAGCAGGAAGCCATGGATGATGCAAGGGAGACAATTAATCATTTTCGCGTCGGTAAAGGGATACAGCTTGATGGGGTTAAAGCTGTTGTTGATGATATGATCAGCCAGCTTAGCCAGCAGCCGGAGAATATGATTCATCTTTTGGATATGCGCCGCAAAGAGGAGTATATGTTCTCGCATGCTGTCAATACTTGTATTTTGTCGGTAATGACCGGAATTGCCTCGGGATATAACGAAGCGCAGTTGAATGATCTGGGACTGTCAGCCATGCTGCACGATATCGGTAAAATAAAATTTCCCCGGCAATTAGCGATGCAGTTTCCCGACTATTTATCCAAGAGGGAAAGAGAGGAATACAGGCGGCACTTGTTTTATTGCCTGGAAATTTTACGGGGGAATCCAACCTTGCCGGTTGATGTTGTGAACGCCTGCTTTCAGCATCACGAGCGCTGGAACGGCAGCGGTTATCCCATGGGGATTAAAGGCGATGCGATTTCCGAGTATGCCCAGATTATCAGTATTGCCGATGTCTATGACCGGTTGATCGTGGGAATGCCTCATCGTCTGCCTACGCCGGTTTATTATGCAGTTGCCATTTTGAATAAAGCCGCGGGAGAGTATTTTAACCCGGCACTTGTCGATACCTTTAACCGGAATGTTGCCATCTATCCCATGGGGAAAATGGTAAAGCTGAACAATCGACAAAGCGGCGTTATCCTTGGCGTGGGGATAAAAAACAAGACTACCCCTGTCATTCGTATTACCGCCGATCAAGATGGTAATCCGGTCAATCAGCTCGTCGAGCTTGATTTGTTGAAAAACCCGGAATTGTTTATTGTGGATTTTGATGATCCATATTTTGGTTATGCAACTGCCTATGCTGATTATGCCTATACTAATCGTGGGAAAGGGCAGCCCGTTGTATAAATGATACAGAGCGGTAATTGTAAATACCTTAATTTCTGCACAATTGCAGGGGTAGGGTATTTTTTTTGCCCAAGAGGAGGCTCTCTTGTTCCCCAAAAAGAAAGCTGTTATACTAAAATGAAACCATTGACCTTCTGAATAAAGGAGCTATGCATGTTGAAAAAAGGTAAAAATTTGTTGTGGCTGTTTGTCGGTGGGCTGACAGTCGCAGCAGCAGCTGTTTATTGGCTGCAGCCGGCATGGGCGCGGCCGTTGATAGGTGTGCTGAAGTATTTAAATGATATTGACTCGCTGATCGATTTTATCCGTTCCTACGGACACTATGCCATGCTGATCAGCTTTTTGCTGATTGTCGTAATTAATATGGTTGCTGTTTTGCCGAATATATTTATTCTGGCGGCAAACGGGATTCTTTTTGGCGTTGTTGAAGGAACGCTTGTTTCCTGGGCGGCGGAATCTGTCGGTGTAATCATCAGCTTTTTCATCATGCGTTATCTTTTGCGCGACTATGCCCACAAGCTGATTGTCCGCCGGCAGGGGTTAAAAGCCCTTGACCAATTCAGCGGTGAAAAGGGCTTTGTCATTATGCTGCTGGCCCGCTCGATTCCCTTTGTCCCTTCCGGTCTCATTACCGCGCTGGGAGCTTTAAGCAGTATTTCGACCCGCGACTATATCCTGGCCACACTCATTGGTAAATTTCCTTCAGCCACAATCGAAGTTATGCTGGGACATGATTTGGCTTCTTACCGGGAGCATGAATTGCGGCTGCTGATCCTGCTGCTGATTGCCGGAGCAGGCTACTATTTATTTTTGCGGTATAAAAAGAAACATCAAAATACTTAACTGTTTTGATATTCATTGGAAAAGGACCTTCCTCGCAATAGGAGAAAGGTCCTTTTCCATGATAGCTCGTTTTACCGGACGGACAGATGTTTTACTCTGTCTCTTACTTCGGCAAGCTTGGCATTATTGAAACGGTCAAGGGTACCGACAAGGTAGCCGGTGATCCGGCGAATTCGCTCAAAGGGTATGCCGTCCGCTTCGCTCCGGCCGCACTGAGGACAATTATTGTCGATAATGCCGTTATAGCCGCATACCGGGTCCCGGTCGACAGGATGATTGATCGAGCCGTAACCGACGCCGCATTCTTTCATACAACGGATTACCGATTCAAAGGCTTCCAGATTTTTATCGGGATCGCCGTCAAGTTCCACATAGGTGATATGCCCGCCGTTAGTGAATTTGTGGTAAGGTGCTTCCAACCGGATTTTGTCATAGGCGCTGATGGGATAATAGACCGGAATATGGAAGGAATTTGTATAGTATTCACGGTCCGTCACGCCGGGAATTTTACCAAAACGTTCTTGGTCAATCTCGACAAACCGGCCGGAAAGTCCTTCTGCCGGCGTTGCCAGCAGGGAAAAATTCAATTTGTATTTTTGGGTTGCCTCGTCTATTTTTTTACGCATATGGCCGATGATTTCAAGACCAAGCAGCTGAGATTGCTCCGACTCGCCATGATGCCGGCCTGTCAGTGCTTTCAGGCATTCTGCCAGACCGATAAAGCCGACGGTCAGTGTTCCGTGTTTCAGGACTTCGCGTATTTCATCGTCCGGTCCCAGCTTTTCGGAATCCAGCCACACGCCGTCGCCCATGAGAAAGGGAAAGTTGCGAACTTTTTTCCGGCATTGAATTTCGAAACGTTCCAGCAGCTGATCAATGCAAAGAGAGATTAGTTCATCCAGTCTTGTATAGAATTCCGGCAGACTGCCGTTGCTTAAAATACCGAGCCGGGGCAGATTAATGGAAGTGAAGCTCAGGTTGCCGCGACTGTAAACGATTTCCCGGGTAGGATCGCAGACATTGCCGATTACTCTTGTGCGGCAGCCCATATAGGCGATTTCTGTTTCCGGCCGGCCTTCCTTGTAATACTGCAAATTGAAGGGAGCATCGATAAAGGAAAAGTTCGGGAAAAGACGTTTGGCACTGACATGGCAGGCCAGCTTGAACAGGTCGTAGTTTGGATCACCGGGATTGTAATTGACGCCCTCTTTCAGCTTAAATATCTGGATGGGAAAAATCGGTGTTTCTCCATAGCCCAGGCCGGCTTCTGTGGCCAGCAGGATGTTTTTCATTACCATCCGGCCCTCCGGTGAAGTATCGGTGCCATAATTAATAGAACTGAAGGGCACTTGCGCGCCGGCCCGGCTGTGCATGGTGTTTAAATTGTGAATCAGCGCTTCCATTGCCTGATAAGTGGTTTTATCCGTTTCGCTGCGTGCCTGCTCCAGGGCAAAGATTTGCGATTTTTTCAGCAGGGCGCCATCGAAGGTTCCGGCCAGAAGCCGATATTCCTCGTCAAGGTAGCCATTGTCATTGGCGATTTTCGGCATTAAATGAAGCTGCGTTCCAATATTTTTTGCCGTGTCGGTTACCTTTTTCGTAATGGTTTCCTTCTGTCCGGTGGAAAATACCAGTGCCTTAATCAGATTTTCCCGGTACTTTTTGGCAAAGGTTTTCCGCACGCCGTCGGACAGGCCATAATCAAAATTAGGGATGCTCTGGCCGCCGTGCTGATCGTTTTGGTTGGACTGGATGGCAATGCAGGCCAGGGCGGAATAACTGGCAATATCGTTTGGTTCCCGCAAAAAGCCGTGACCGGTGGAAAAACCATCTTTAAACAGCTTTTTAATATCAATTTGGCAGCAAGTTGTCGTTAAGGTATAGAAATCAAAGTCGTGGATATGAATGTCGCCGCTGTTGTGAGCTTTGGCATGCTCCGGCTTCAGAATGTACATTTCATTGTAAATTTTAGCGCCTTCCGAACCGTATTTCAGCATGGTGCCCATGGACGAATCACCGTCAATGTTAGCATTGTCCCGCTTTAGATTGCTTTCTTTTGAAGCCGCGTGGGTAATTTCTTCATAGGCTTTCATCAGCCGCGTATTCATCTGGCGAACTCTGGTGCGTTCGGCACGGTACAGGATGTAGGCTTTGGCTGCCTTAGACAGATCAGCGTCAATCAGTACCTGTTCCACCATATCCTGAATTTCTTCCACGGAAGGGGGATTATTTTTGTCGGCACATTCCCGGTCAGCTTGCCTGACAACTTTTGTTGCCAAATTAAGGGCCAGCTTTTCATCGCCGCTGCCAACCGCCTGCAGTGACTTATAAATTGCATTGGTAATTTTTTCTAAATTGAAGGGTACCTCGCGTCCATCTCTTTTTATTATGGCTGTAATCATGACTTTCAGGCTGCGGTCGTAGTATCGTCCCAGCCTCTCGCCTCCTCGCCTGGAATTTATCTTTGTGAATATAATGGTAATACTATATGTTGTGCTTGTCAATAACTTAATACTCAATATATGGTATGAATAAAGTAAGAAAAAATAGGATATCGTAAAGTCAATAAATCAGCTTAACTTACGAAAAAGAGTCATATTCGGCCAAAAAGTAGAAATAACTTTTCGGTTTAAAATCACAGCTCCGTTTGATAATCATTATTAATCTTTGCAAATTTGAAAAAGTTTGACCTTTTGACTATAATAAAAGTAAGCAAAAGGGCAGCCGCCAATCAGGCGGTTAACCCAATTGTAAATTTTGCAAGGAGGTATGCGATATGTTTGATTTAGTTCCTTTCAACAAAAACAATCAGGTGGCAAGCCGGGAGAATTTTTTTAATCAAATGTTTGACAATTTTTTTAAAGAAGATTTTTTTGCTCCCTTTACTACTCTGGGTAATAGCGGATTTCATGTGGATTTGAAAGAAACCGGCAGTGAT from the Veillonellales bacterium genome contains:
- a CDS encoding LCP family protein — its product is MSEGREESQKGKKPARRLRKGRVVIVLAIIFCLFGAACAIFRDDNQPVAGLITHAQGRINILVLGVDEREDDVGRSDTTFVVTVDTDARKVTMLSIPRDSRVKIPGHGWDKINHAYAFGGSKLAKTTIEDLLGIPLDYTVVINFNGFVRMIDAIGGVTINVDKPMHYTDPYDDDGGLYIDLHPGVQKLTGRTAIEYVRYRDEEGDIGRVARQQKFLKAVMQEFTKPQLITRLPELVKQFSTAVRTDMPTSKMLQLIPIANDAVKAGLETQWVTGTPIWIQDVSYWLPDIKELRIKVAAIQGIAVDEKYRQVAELLAAEYKQSIPKEIKVADVPPVIQRTSSVEKPAAAVTKAPAVANKSKTAASGQNKVGSNLPSGTTGTNSGSAAGDGKIHKSTGPDAAGKQ
- a CDS encoding HD-GYP domain-containing protein — encoded protein: MQNIMLDELQPGMYLSRPLILEDGTVLLHEGIEIKERYIEYLRNKGITSLYVKEPENKDKAETEENFYDLQHKQEAMDDARETINHFRVGKGIQLDGVKAVVDDMISQLSQQPENMIHLLDMRRKEEYMFSHAVNTCILSVMTGIASGYNEAQLNDLGLSAMLHDIGKIKFPRQLAMQFPDYLSKREREEYRRHLFYCLEILRGNPTLPVDVVNACFQHHERWNGSGYPMGIKGDAISEYAQIISIADVYDRLIVGMPHRLPTPVYYAVAILNKAAGEYFNPALVDTFNRNVAIYPMGKMVKLNNRQSGVILGVGIKNKTTPVIRITADQDGNPVNQLVELDLLKNPELFIVDFDDPYFGYATAYADYAYTNRGKGQPVV
- a CDS encoding TVP38/TMEM64 family protein; its protein translation is MKKGKNLLWLFVGGLTVAAAAVYWLQPAWARPLIGVLKYLNDIDSLIDFIRSYGHYAMLISFLLIVVINMVAVLPNIFILAANGILFGVVEGTLVSWAAESVGVIISFFIMRYLLRDYAHKLIVRRQGLKALDQFSGEKGFVIMLLARSIPFVPSGLITALGALSSISTRDYILATLIGKFPSATIEVMLGHDLASYREHELRLLILLLIAGAGYYLFLRYKKKHQNT
- a CDS encoding anaerobic ribonucleoside triphosphate reductase, giving the protein MITAIIKRDGREVPFNLEKITNAIYKSLQAVGSGDEKLALNLATKVVRQADRECADKNNPPSVEEIQDMVEQVLIDADLSKAAKAYILYRAERTRVRQMNTRLMKAYEEITHAASKESNLKRDNANIDGDSSMGTMLKYGSEGAKIYNEMYILKPEHAKAHNSGDIHIHDFDFYTLTTTCCQIDIKKLFKDGFSTGHGFLREPNDIASYSALACIAIQSNQNDQHGGQSIPNFDYGLSDGVRKTFAKKYRENLIKALVFSTGQKETITKKVTDTAKNIGTQLHLMPKIANDNGYLDEEYRLLAGTFDGALLKKSQIFALEQARSETDKTTYQAMEALIHNLNTMHSRAGAQVPFSSINYGTDTSPEGRMVMKNILLATEAGLGYGETPIFPIQIFKLKEGVNYNPGDPNYDLFKLACHVSAKRLFPNFSFIDAPFNLQYYKEGRPETEIAYMGCRTRVIGNVCDPTREIVYSRGNLSFTSINLPRLGILSNGSLPEFYTRLDELISLCIDQLLERFEIQCRKKVRNFPFLMGDGVWLDSEKLGPDDEIREVLKHGTLTVGFIGLAECLKALTGRHHGESEQSQLLGLEIIGHMRKKIDEATQKYKLNFSLLATPAEGLSGRFVEIDQERFGKIPGVTDREYYTNSFHIPVYYPISAYDKIRLEAPYHKFTNGGHITYVELDGDPDKNLEAFESVIRCMKECGVGYGSINHPVDRDPVCGYNGIIDNNCPQCGRSEADGIPFERIRRITGYLVGTLDRFNNAKLAEVRDRVKHLSVR